In Pirellulales bacterium, a single genomic region encodes these proteins:
- the lepA gene encoding translation elongation factor 4, whose product MSKIDCQHIRNFSIVAHIDHGKSTLADRLLEKTSTVAQRDMRDQMLDDMELERQRGITIKARAVRIRHKYQGESYELNLIDTPGHVDFHYEVSRSLACCEGAILLVDASQGVEAQTVANAYAAMEHDLAIVPVLNKIDMQSARKDEVIQEMHQSLGIDEETVLACSGKTGAGVEELLAAIIERVPAPSGDPQAVLQAMVFDSHYDEYRGAIIYIRLMNGTVKKGQKIHLLKANTTYEVLELGQFVPARQACEQLQAGQVGYLICNIKSVNDVHIGDTVTIPGDVKAEALPGYDEPKRMVFCGLYPSEGQDFEELRDALTKLAINDPSFEFEPETSDALGFGFRCGFLGLLHMEIVQQRLEREADLDLVQTAPNVTYQIVTKKGETLEVYNPQKVPEAGAIEEFRQPIVRVNFVLPIDSIGPVMQLCTDRRGNYIKTEYLSSTRAILTYDLPLAEVIYDLHDKLKSVTRGYGTMDYEVLGYFPADLVRLDILVASKRVDALSIVCDRRDAERRGRAVVKKLRTEIDRHMFEVAIQAAVGTRVIARETISAMRKNVTAKCYGGDISRKRKLWAKQKEGKKRLKSIGNVEIPQKAFMAVLDTGAEK is encoded by the coding sequence GTGTCGAAGATCGACTGCCAACATATCCGCAATTTTTCGATCGTGGCGCACATCGACCACGGCAAGAGCACGCTGGCCGATCGGCTATTGGAGAAGACGTCCACGGTGGCGCAGCGCGACATGCGCGACCAGATGCTGGACGATATGGAGTTGGAGCGGCAGCGCGGCATCACGATCAAGGCCCGCGCGGTGCGCATTCGGCACAAGTACCAGGGGGAGTCGTACGAACTGAACTTGATCGACACGCCGGGCCACGTCGATTTTCACTACGAGGTGTCGCGTAGTCTGGCGTGCTGCGAAGGCGCCATCTTGCTGGTCGACGCGTCGCAAGGCGTCGAGGCGCAAACGGTGGCCAACGCATACGCGGCCATGGAGCACGACCTGGCGATTGTGCCGGTGCTCAACAAGATCGACATGCAAAGCGCGCGCAAGGACGAAGTGATCCAAGAGATGCACCAGAGCCTGGGCATCGACGAGGAGACGGTGCTCGCGTGCAGTGGCAAGACGGGCGCCGGTGTCGAAGAGTTATTGGCGGCGATCATCGAGCGGGTGCCGGCGCCGAGCGGCGACCCACAAGCGGTGCTCCAGGCGATGGTGTTCGACTCGCATTACGACGAATATCGCGGCGCGATCATTTACATCCGGCTCATGAACGGCACGGTCAAGAAGGGACAGAAGATTCACCTGCTCAAGGCCAACACCACCTACGAGGTGCTGGAGTTGGGGCAGTTTGTTCCGGCGCGGCAGGCGTGCGAGCAATTACAGGCCGGTCAGGTGGGCTACCTGATCTGCAACATCAAATCGGTGAACGACGTTCACATTGGCGACACCGTCACCATCCCCGGCGACGTGAAGGCCGAAGCGCTCCCCGGCTACGATGAACCGAAGCGGATGGTGTTTTGCGGGCTGTACCCCTCGGAGGGGCAGGACTTTGAGGAGCTGCGCGACGCGCTGACGAAGTTGGCGATCAACGATCCGAGCTTTGAGTTTGAGCCGGAAACGAGCGACGCGCTGGGGTTTGGCTTTCGCTGCGGGTTCTTGGGCCTGTTGCACATGGAGATTGTGCAGCAGCGGCTGGAGCGCGAGGCCGATCTCGACCTGGTGCAAACGGCGCCGAACGTCACCTATCAGATCGTCACCAAGAAGGGGGAGACGCTCGAGGTCTACAATCCGCAAAAGGTGCCGGAGGCGGGCGCGATCGAGGAGTTTCGCCAACCGATCGTGCGCGTGAACTTTGTGTTGCCGATCGACTCGATCGGCCCGGTGATGCAGCTTTGCACCGACCGTCGCGGCAACTACATCAAGACCGAGTACCTATCGAGCACCCGCGCGATACTGACCTACGACTTGCCGCTGGCCGAGGTGATCTACGACCTGCACGACAAGCTGAAGAGCGTGACGCGCGGCTACGGCACCATGGACTACGAGGTGCTGGGGTATTTTCCGGCCGACCTGGTGCGGCTCGACATCTTGGTGGCGAGCAAGCGCGTCGACGCGCTATCGATTGTCTGCGATCGGCGCGACGCCGAACGTCGTGGCCGCGCCGTGGTCAAGAAGCTGCGCACCGAGATCGACCGGCACATGTTCGAGGTGGCGATTCAGGCGGCCGTGGGGACGCGGGTCATTGCCCGCGAGACAATCTCGGCGATGCGCAAGAACGTCACCGCCAAGTGCTACGGCGGCGACATCTCCCGCAAGCGCAAGCTGTGGGCCAAGCAAAAAGAGGGCAAGAAGCGGCTCAAATCGATCGGCAACGTCGAGATTCCGCAGAAGGCCTTCATGGCCGTGCTCGACACGGGGGCCGAGAAGTAG